From one Peptoniphilaceae bacterium AMB_02 genomic stretch:
- a CDS encoding type I restriction-modification system subunit M → MITSEEIKRRLWNGANELRGSMDASRYKDYMLGLMFYKFLSDKTLDTFRIISKMNGVTNDELVDAYTNSANEFGTQFFEMIKSSLGYYVEPEYLYQTWIRDINSGDFEVQKVTDSLNNFERTIAISDENSDFVGLFASSSLDLTDTALGSNLNERSKNIKALILLFADLDMVKLQDGDILGDAYEYLIGMFAMESGKKAGEFYTPRQVSEVMAQIVAKSNTIRSIYDPTVGSGSLLLTVRKHLGKDDQRLLDYYGQERNTATYNLTRMNLLLHGVRPERMTIKNGDSLAEDWPEDPKRPNEGVLFDAVVMNPPYSVKNWNRSELKVSDPRFEIAGVLPPNSKGDFAFLLHGLYHLGQNGTMAIVLPHGVLFRGASEGEIRKRLIEKNYIDTIIGLPSNLFTNTGIPVVVVILKKNRELGEPILVIDASHDFTKVGKQNVLQEKDIARIVDVYSGRIEKRGYSHLATREEIIENEYNLNIPRYIESIDEEIPHDVDAHMHGGIPKKNIDDLKVLQATAPDVLSNGLRAIRDGYVELVKSIDELTNEVLSDEKVISKSIDMENRINEYIGKYWDLLRDIDDKSNLSNYSKEMLEEIKNILSDFNYIDVYDGYQVIAEVWEESLIKDTELIAEGDFYAVARQREPNMVTRGSGKNKREEQDGWNGTLVPNDLVERFLFKQEVEELESKRTEYDEIESELAELIEAAKEEDTDENIALYDALRKNDEDEPMDSFEFKALREEIKNAEKGSMEYELLTKVDDLLKNRTSINREIKDAETQLKNEVQDRILSLTNEEIDIIMYEKWFGNTVSEMIKLVEEPLKAELDILKELNERYSETLEDIDAEIAKLEAEFAEMVSQLVVTK, encoded by the coding sequence ATGATTACGTCAGAAGAGATTAAAAGACGATTGTGGAATGGGGCAAATGAACTAAGGGGTTCGATGGATGCTAGTAGGTATAAGGACTATATGCTTGGGCTTATGTTCTATAAATTCTTAAGTGATAAAACGCTGGATACATTTAGAATAATTAGTAAAATGAATGGTGTGACTAATGATGAGCTCGTGGATGCGTATACCAATTCTGCGAATGAATTTGGAACTCAGTTTTTTGAAATGATTAAAAGTTCATTAGGATATTATGTTGAACCTGAATACCTTTACCAAACCTGGATTAGAGATATAAATTCAGGTGATTTTGAAGTTCAAAAAGTTACAGATAGTTTGAACAATTTCGAAAGAACAATTGCCATTTCTGATGAAAATAGTGATTTTGTTGGACTATTTGCGAGTTCTTCACTAGATTTAACAGATACTGCACTTGGAAGTAATTTAAATGAAAGAAGTAAAAATATTAAAGCGCTTATCTTACTATTTGCAGATCTTGACATGGTAAAGCTTCAAGATGGGGATATACTTGGCGATGCTTATGAATATTTAATTGGTATGTTTGCTATGGAATCCGGCAAAAAAGCCGGTGAATTCTACACGCCGAGACAGGTAAGTGAAGTTATGGCGCAGATTGTCGCCAAGAGTAATACTATAAGATCCATATATGATCCAACAGTTGGTTCAGGATCCCTACTACTAACAGTTAGGAAACATCTAGGAAAAGATGATCAAAGATTACTCGACTATTATGGACAGGAAAGAAATACTGCTACTTACAACTTAACCAGAATGAACTTACTATTACATGGAGTAAGACCAGAAAGGATGACTATCAAAAATGGCGACTCTTTAGCTGAAGACTGGCCAGAAGATCCTAAGAGACCAAATGAAGGAGTACTTTTTGATGCAGTAGTAATGAATCCTCCTTACTCAGTAAAAAACTGGAATAGATCTGAATTAAAAGTTAGTGATCCAAGATTTGAAATTGCTGGAGTTTTACCTCCAAATTCTAAAGGAGACTTCGCTTTTTTATTACACGGACTTTACCATCTCGGACAGAATGGCACCATGGCCATAGTACTACCTCATGGAGTTCTTTTTAGAGGTGCATCTGAAGGGGAGATCAGGAAGAGATTAATTGAGAAGAACTATATTGATACTATCATTGGACTTCCAAGCAATCTATTCACAAATACTGGAATCCCTGTAGTAGTCGTGATTCTTAAGAAAAATAGAGAACTTGGAGAACCGATATTAGTAATAGATGCATCACATGATTTTACAAAAGTTGGAAAGCAAAATGTATTACAAGAAAAAGACATAGCCAGAATTGTAGATGTCTATAGTGGTAGAATTGAAAAAAGAGGCTATAGTCACTTAGCGACTAGAGAAGAAATAATTGAAAATGAGTACAATCTTAATATTCCTAGATATATTGAATCAATAGATGAAGAGATTCCTCATGATGTAGATGCTCATATGCATGGAGGGATACCGAAGAAAAACATAGATGATTTAAAAGTTTTACAAGCCACTGCTCCTGATGTATTGTCAAATGGACTTAGAGCGATTAGAGATGGTTATGTAGAGCTCGTGAAATCAATCGATGAACTGACAAATGAAGTTCTTAGCGATGAAAAAGTAATTTCTAAATCAATAGATATGGAGAACAGAATAAATGAGTATATTGGCAAATACTGGGATTTATTAAGAGATATAGATGATAAATCTAATCTGTCGAATTATTCTAAAGAAATGCTTGAGGAGATTAAAAATATTCTATCTGATTTTAACTATATTGATGTATATGATGGATATCAAGTTATAGCAGAAGTTTGGGAAGAATCCCTTATAAAAGATACTGAACTAATCGCTGAGGGAGATTTCTATGCGGTTGCAAGACAGAGAGAACCTAATATGGTTACAAGAGGCTCTGGTAAAAACAAAAGAGAAGAACAGGATGGTTGGAATGGCACTTTAGTTCCAAATGATCTAGTAGAAAGATTCCTATTTAAACAAGAAGTTGAAGAGCTTGAGAGTAAGAGAACCGAATATGACGAAATAGAATCTGAATTAGCAGAACTTATCGAAGCTGCAAAAGAAGAAGATACTGACGAGAATATAGCTCTTTATGATGCGCTTAGAAAGAATGATGAAGACGAACCGATGGATTCATTTGAATTTAAAGCACTTAGGGAAGAAATTAAGAATGCTGAAAAAGGAAGCATGGAATATGAACTTTTAACAAAAGTAGATGATCTGTTGAAAAACCGAACAAGTATAAATAGGGAAATCAAGGATGCAGAAACTCAGCTTAAAAATGAAGTTCAAGACAGGATACTTTCTTTAACAAATGAAGAGATAGATATTATAATGTACGAAAAGTGGTTTGGAAATACTGTCTCTGAGATGATTAAACTCGTGGAAGAACCTTTAAAAGCTGAACTAGACATCTTAAAAGAACTTAATGAGAGATACTCAGAGACTCTTGAAGATATAGATGCTGAAATAGCAAAGCTTGAAGCAGAATTCGCAGAGATGGTCAGTCAGTTGGTGGTGACGAAATGA
- a CDS encoding restriction endonuclease subunit S has product MSEDKKLIPKRRFKEFENAGAWEQRRLGEVVEIIMGQSPKGDTYSYTPNKYILVQGNTDLKNGWVMPRIWTTQQTKKASKGDLIMSVRAPAGVVGKTDYDVVIGRGVAAIKGNEFIFQYLTKLDLEGYWNELFTGSTFESLNTNDIYNARISLPSLDEQIKIGRFFNEKDNEITLHQRKLEKLKADKKAYLSEMFPAEGEHKPKLRFEGFNDDWEQRRLQELGVILTGSTPSTNIDLYYSNDGIPWVTPTDITNNITYSSERKLSKIGQLVSKVVPKNTILVTCIASIGKNTILGTAGAFNQQINGLIPNKDIALPYFLYISSYFWSKNMKKSASSGTMQIVNKREFSEINTMVPKIDEQIKIQSFFKNIDNQITLHQRRLEKLKNIKKAYLNEMFI; this is encoded by the coding sequence ATGAGCGAAGATAAAAAATTAATACCTAAAAGGCGGTTTAAAGAGTTTGAAAACGCTGGCGCTTGGGAACAGCGTAGGTTGGGCGAAGTTGTAGAAATTATTATGGGACAATCACCAAAAGGAGACACGTATTCATATACACCTAATAAATACATATTAGTTCAAGGAAACACTGATTTAAAGAATGGATGGGTCATGCCAAGAATTTGGACTACTCAGCAAACAAAAAAAGCTAGTAAAGGTGACTTAATCATGAGTGTAAGAGCACCAGCAGGAGTTGTAGGAAAAACAGATTATGATGTTGTTATTGGACGAGGTGTGGCTGCAATAAAAGGTAACGAATTCATATTTCAATATTTAACTAAATTAGACCTGGAAGGGTATTGGAATGAGTTGTTTACAGGTTCGACTTTCGAATCGCTAAATACAAATGATATTTATAATGCTAGAATTTCCTTACCCTCTTTAGACGAACAAATAAAAATTGGTCGGTTTTTTAATGAGAAAGACAACGAAATTACCCTTCATCAGCGTAAGTTAGAAAAGTTAAAAGCAGATAAAAAAGCTTATCTTTCTGAAATGTTTCCCGCTGAAGGTGAGCATAAGCCAAAGTTAAGATTTGAAGGATTTAATGACGATTGGGAACAGCGGAGGTTGCAAGAATTGGGTGTAATATTAACAGGAAGTACCCCTTCTACAAATATTGATTTATATTACTCTAATGATGGGATACCATGGGTAACTCCTACAGATATAACAAACAATATAACTTACTCGTCTGAGAGGAAATTGAGTAAAATCGGACAACTCGTCTCTAAAGTGGTCCCTAAAAATACTATATTAGTAACATGTATAGCTAGTATTGGGAAAAATACTATATTGGGGACTGCAGGAGCTTTTAATCAGCAAATTAATGGTTTGATACCAAATAAGGATATTGCATTACCATATTTTTTATACATCAGTAGTTATTTTTGGTCTAAAAATATGAAAAAATCAGCTTCTTCTGGAACAATGCAGATCGTAAATAAAAGAGAGTTTTCTGAAATTAATACAATGGTTCCAAAGATAGATGAACAAATAAAAATTCAATCATTCTTTAAGAACATAGACAACCAAATCACCCTTCATCAGCGTAGGCTAGAAAAGCTAAAAAATATTAAGAAAGCATATCTAAATGAAATGTTTATCTAG